A genome region from Methylobacterium sp. FF17 includes the following:
- a CDS encoding glycosyl hydrolase family 8 — translation MKPYRAHAYAASLCLPLLAVAPASAQGPAAPFETRAVENKPIAPRPNAAGEAKPTEARPAGGNPVGGRPDDAPPAAPGPAETLPMLNSLGNTPAWRGYKARFVTEQGRVVDTGNGRVSHSEGQGYGMLLAVAAGDRDAFQRIWNWTRANLMVRDDALLAWRWEPDKRPAIADMNNATDGDILVAWALAEAADGWSDEGYRLASRRIAVDVARRTVLFRTEGLPLLLPAMSGFSAEDRSDGPVINLSYWVFPAFQRLSAVAPEFEWSRLGAAGQDLTLRARFGAAQLPTEWISMRGGQPQPASGFPPQFSYNAVRLPLYLAMAGVTERRYYEPLLKLWADPDPAGLPIIDTASDAVAGRMGEPGYAAIPALAACAVSGTPLPAGLSEPAPNENYYPATLHLLALTATNMRYRSCLGR, via the coding sequence ATGAAGCCGTATCGGGCGCACGCATACGCGGCTTCGCTCTGTCTGCCGCTGCTGGCCGTGGCCCCGGCGAGCGCGCAGGGACCCGCCGCCCCTTTCGAGACGAGGGCCGTGGAAAACAAGCCGATCGCTCCGAGGCCCAACGCCGCGGGCGAAGCGAAGCCGACCGAAGCCAGGCCCGCCGGAGGCAATCCCGTCGGAGGGAGGCCCGACGACGCGCCGCCCGCCGCCCCGGGCCCTGCCGAGACACTTCCGATGCTCAATAGCCTGGGCAACACGCCGGCTTGGCGTGGTTACAAGGCGCGCTTCGTAACGGAACAGGGGCGGGTCGTCGACACCGGCAATGGTCGCGTCAGCCACAGCGAGGGACAAGGCTACGGCATGCTGCTCGCGGTGGCGGCCGGCGATCGCGATGCCTTCCAGCGGATCTGGAACTGGACCCGTGCCAACCTGATGGTTCGCGACGACGCCCTTCTGGCCTGGCGCTGGGAGCCGGACAAGCGGCCGGCCATCGCCGACATGAACAATGCGACGGACGGTGACATCCTCGTGGCCTGGGCCCTCGCCGAGGCCGCCGACGGCTGGTCGGACGAGGGTTATCGCCTCGCCAGCCGCCGCATCGCCGTGGATGTGGCTCGCCGGACGGTCCTGTTCCGCACGGAGGGATTGCCGCTGCTGCTGCCCGCCATGAGCGGGTTCTCGGCCGAGGACCGGAGCGATGGCCCGGTGATCAACCTCTCCTACTGGGTCTTCCCGGCCTTCCAGCGGCTGAGCGCTGTCGCTCCGGAATTCGAGTGGAGCCGCCTCGGCGCCGCGGGTCAGGACCTCACCCTGCGCGCCCGGTTCGGCGCAGCCCAGCTGCCGACCGAGTGGATCTCGATGCGGGGCGGCCAGCCGCAGCCCGCCTCCGGCTTCCCTCCGCAGTTCTCCTACAACGCGGTGCGGCTCCCGCTCTATCTCGCCATGGCGGGCGTCACGGAGCGGCGCTACTACGAGCCCCTGCTCAAGCTCTGGGCCGATCCCGACCCCGCCGGGCTGCCGATCATCGACACGGCGAGCGACGCCGTCGCGGGCCGCATGGGAGAACCCGGCTACGCGGCGATTCCGGCCCTGGCCGCCTGTGCGGTCTCCGGCACGCCGCTGCCCGCCGGGCTGTCGGAGCCGGCTCCGAACGAGAACTACTATCCCGCCACGCTCCACCTTCTGGCCCTCACGGCCACCAACATGAGGTATCGGTCATGCCTCGGCCGCTGA